A window of the Fusarium fujikuroi IMI 58289 draft genome, chromosome FFUJ_chr09 genome harbors these coding sequences:
- a CDS encoding related to sarcoplasmic reticulum histidine-rich calcium-binding protein precursor, translating into MAESQSDQSENESHNERPHSEQEDSSENESGAESSESDDDSDGGGLLDTMAADGSDEESSDEDDDIYHHNDLMQDSYLDSFPQFGRLPSELRNTIWELYCPELCARHRVLDFQISYGTALHPDAASSFVWTVRDGIALGDQTKNLRAVFAVHKESRALATNAFPDSLSIDAGSGDATVRFNRNSDVVLMNGLSCPPGRMVFHLPGFASEVKNFALGGPNILDDLSGPDVPALLRQFTQLECFYVNVSSTDCQKSTLGWCTSDLINRYQTQTYERQPGLGEDLQFLWCWPDLQRHPDFARFQIDRDTWDNLPDPLGSELEQRGLKAWPMVAFEYERGLRRFELLQTLGPDLGDDTSDEDDDDDDDDGNNGPDLDEYESDGIDDDEIVETYDPSDEEGISLASGSPPPVTQEISDDEDDDGAGANFSSPEPEPEAAPVQRGRKRRVVSDSDDEDEEDVEPTAKRARTRVVESDDEDDEPEVQTRQRSRAIMSDDEDEDEGGVSKEPHASESSSEESEEESDESEDEDAPPKKLSLAERLRLHRQENPVDDGSDASSRTADEESEDEDEERNPFTMGMADESDGEGEGGYDEDDY; encoded by the coding sequence ATGGCCGAATCTCAATCCGACCAGAGCGAAAATGAGTCTCACAACGAGCGCCCTCACAGCGAACAAGAAGATTCCAGCGAAAATGAATCTGGCGCTGAATCCTCCGAATCCGACGATGATTCCGACGGCGGAGGCTTGCTAGATACCATGGCCGCTGACGGCAGCGACGAAGAGTccagcgatgaagatgacgacatTTATCACCACAACGATCTCATGCAAGACTCATATCTCGACTCGTTCCCCCAGTTTGGTCGGCTTCCTAGTGAGTTGCGCAACACCATCTGGGAGCTGTACTGTCCGGAACTCTGCGCTCGGCACCGTGTCCTTGACTTTCAGATCTCGTATGGAACAGCCCTGCATCCCGACGCAGCAAGCTCTTTTGTTTGGACTGTACGCGACGGCATTGCTCTCGGTGATCAGACAAAGAACCTCCGCGCGGTTTTTGCTGTTCACAAAGAGTCGCGCGCTCTGGCCACCAACGCCTTTCCTGATTCTCTGAGCATCGATGCTGGGTCTGGAGATGCTACTGTTCGCTTCAACAGGAATTCAGACGTTGTTCTGATGAATGGTCTCAGTTGTCCGCCGGGGAGGATGGTGTTTCACTTACCGGGCTTTGCTAGCGAGGTCAAAAACTTTGCGCTTGGTGGGCCTAACATCCTTGATGATCTGAGCGGTCCCGATGTACCAGCACTTTTGAGGCAGTTCACCCAGCTGGAGTGCTTTTACGTGAACGTCTCGAGTACGGATTGCCAGAAGTCGACTTTGGGTTGGTGCACGTCGGATCTCATCAACCGGTATCAAACGCAAACATACGAGAGACAGCCTGGACTCGGAGAGGACTTGCAGTTCTTGTGGTGCTGGCCTGATTTACAGCGACATCCCGACTTTGCGAGATTCCAGATCGACAGGGATACATGGGACAATTTACCGGACCCTCTTGGGAGCGAGTTGGAGCAACGAGGTCTCAAGGCATGGCCTATGGTCGCTTTTGAATATGAGCGTGGACTTCGACGATTTGAGTTGCTACAAACACTTGGACCGGACCTCGGCGACGACACTtcggatgaagatgacgacgatgatgatgacgacggaAACAATGGACCTGATCTCGATGAGTATGAAAGTGATGGcattgacgacgatgagattGTCGAGACATACGATCCTTCCGACGAAGAGGGCATCTCATTAGCCAGCGGCTCCCCTCCGCCCGTCACCCAGGAAATctccgacgatgaggatgacgacggcGCTGGCGCAAACTTCTCCAGTCCTGAACCCGAGCCTGAAGCAGCGCCCGTACAGCGTGGACGCAAACGACGGGTGGTATCCGAttccgacgatgaagatgaggaggacgtGGAACCCACAGCGAAGCGCGCAAGGACACGAGTTGTTGAAtcggacgacgaagacgatgaaccAGAGGTCCAGACACGGCAGCGCTCACGGGCGATCATgtcagatgatgaggatgaggacgaaggcGGCGTGTCCAAGGAGCCCCACGCAAGCGAGTCCTCCAGCGAAGAaagcgaagaagaaagtGACGAgtcagaagatgaagatgcgcCGCCAAAGAAACTCTCTCTCGCTGAGCGACTACGTCTCCATCGACAGGAAAACCCCGTGGACGATGGTTCAGACGCAAGCAGCAGGACTGCTGACGAGGAgagcgaagatgaagatgaagagcgcAATCCTTTCACGATGGGTATGGCGGATGAGTCAGATGGAGAAGGCGAAGGGGGctacgacgaagatgactaTTAA
- a CDS encoding related to promoter binding protein RUSH-1alpha has translation MTRPLKRRRDPKYDTENGISYRDAQRQAVCHDGTNAPCSLDSVMELDLSSDTNGIGDDIPVAEGKFSEERICYGAICGAQVLLNPHTEIPNETQPWARYCVFKMEPDGRTHYLIDGRETSSKKRSVLDCDTAAILTLVAKRSGEISFAAVFGVDVFRGKRKRSGKGLPIDISVNIYGPRNLISDVDKALSEIGTYRTYLQHPVFLEPGIPYINPQFFYPTSQKTDLRHLVGSSSREIHTKSKISQEVEDVMESLDVLSEEITVPSGGGQDLHPILDRFLLNTRPKEHQLKGVEFILGRESEEVATQMHRHMLLSIHHSAILCSKQLAQSFSYDTMSNSERNHAPLSITLVVLPSRQVLDVWQNEIDRRFQPHTFKTVTFHGDARPKKRELLLGHDIVLTTYHTLENDNRGKGILNSINWSRVVLDEDNQTAHQIRNSSIKLHKAAAALESDTRWCLTGTPIQNSFDDLRSLLKFLRFEPFCRSNLFEQHIVKPFRQEQQDQPSGLDEARNLKIMLKVCCLRRTQAKLDLPSSSIQKVDVKPTETEKSMFTSILDQCKEDFDKMAGKEGNCKKSNVLFSAIMKLRRVCNHGAIPISACGSKRTNQLAVPKAKRKVSRSPSAEPACEFCDEKTGNIDLIGGLDSCPICGRLESEMNDEASSLAPSPRPIPSPTPSMMDIDTPEPSTGEFYRQSGHELKQKSSKMSAVVDNIKKSCLEAGSKSVVFSSWRDTLDVLAAILGAEGIAFVQVDGRNPLLGRTELLNKFCQDPMIRVLLISINTGAVGLTLTEANMVHIVEPQWNPAIEEQAIARVTVVKLQEKKTRIIKLSMQDKDGAESDANLDSFKFAIDPNEWGVVP, from the exons ATGACTCGACCTCTAAAGAGACGGAGAGATCCCAAATATGACACCGAAAATGGCATTTCGTATAGGGATGCTCAGAGACAGGCTGTCTGCCACGATGGAACAAATGCTCCCTGTTCTCTCGACTCTGTCATGGAGCTAGACTTGTCGAGTGATACGAATGGCATTGGAGATGACATCCCAGTTGCAGAAGGGAAATTCAGCGAGGAAAGGATATGTTATGGAGCG ATCTGCGGAGCACAGGTTCTTCTGAATCCTCACACTGAGATACCTAATGAGACGCAGCCGTGGGCCAGGTACTGCGTATTTAAGATGGAGCCTGACGGAAGAACTCACTACTTGATTGATGGCAGAGAGACCAgctcgaagaagagatcaGTTCTTGACTGCGATACAGCCGCGATTCTGACGCTCGTGGCTAAAAGATCCGGAGAAATATCTTTCGCAGCGGTCTTTGGAGTCGATGTATTTCGTGGCAAGCGGAAGAGGTCTGGAAAGGGCCTACCTATCGACATCTCAGTCAACATCTATGGTCCTAGAAACTTGATCAGCGACGTTGATAAGGCGTTGTCCGAGATTGGCACTTATCGCACTTACCTCCAGCATCCTGTATTCCTGGAACCTGGTATCCCATACATTAACCCCCAGTTCTTTTACCCAACTTCTCAGAAGACCGACCTCAGACATTTGGTTGGCTCAAGCTCTCGGGAAATCCACACTAAATCCAAGATTTCtcaagaagttgaagatgttATGGAATCCTTGGACGTTTTATCAGAGGAGATTACGGTGCCCAGTGGTGGTGGCCAAGATCTACATCCGATTCTGGATCGGTTCCTTCTTAACACAAGACCGAAAGA GCACCAGCTGAAAGGTGTTGAGTTCATTCTCGGCCGCGAGAGCGAGGAAGTAGCCACGCAAATGCACAGACACATGCTCTTATCGATCCATCATAG TGCGATTCTTTGCTCGAAGCAACTGGCTCAGTCTTTCTCCTACGACACCATGAGCAATAGCGAGAGGAATCATGCACCGCTGAGCATCACTCTTGTTGTTTTGCCATCTCGAC AGGTGCTTGATGTTTGGCAGAATGAAATCGATAG GCGCTTTCAACCTCACACATTCAAAACTGTCACTTTCCACGGAGACGCGCGACCCAAAAAGCGAGAACTTCTTCTCGGTCACGACATCGTCCTCACGACTTATCACACCCTAGAAAATGACAATCGGGGAAAAGGGATTCTGAACTCCATCAATTGGTCGAGAGTTGTACTTGATGAAGACAA TCAAACAGCCCATCAAATACGAAACTCTTCGATCAAACTGCACAAAGCCGCTGCTGCCCTCGAAAGCGATACTCGATGGTGTCTGACCGGAACGCCCATTCAAAATAGCTTCGACGACCTCAGATCACTGTTGAAATTCCTGCGGTTTGAACCCTTCTGCCGAAGCAACCTTTTTGAACAGCACATAGTCAAGCCTTTCAGACAGGAACAGCAGGATCAACCGAGCGGACTCGATGAGGCGAGAAACCTGAAAATCATGCTCAAAGTGTGTTGCTTGCGGAGAACACAAGCGAAGCTGGACCTTCCATCCAGCAGCATACAAAAGGTCGACGTAAAGCCAactgagactgagaagtCAATGTTTACAAGTATTCTCGACCAATGCAAAGAAGATTTTGACAAGATGGCCGGCAAAGAAGGGAACTGCAAGAAGTCCAATGTCCTTTTTTCAGCAATCATGAAACTCAGAAGGGTTTGCAACCACGGAGCTATTCCTATCAGTGCTTGCGGCTCAAAACGCACGAATCAGTTGGCTGTGCCCAAAGCGAAACGGAAGGTCTCAAGGTCACCGAGTGCAGAGCCAGCTTGCGAATTttgtgatgaaaagactggAAATATTGATCTGATTGGTGGCCTTGACAGCTGTCCCATTTGTGGTCGACTGGAATCTGAGATGAATGACGAAGCTTCCTCCCTGGCGCCCTCACCTAGGCCGATACCATCTCCAACGCCATCTATGATGGATATCGATACACCGGAGCCTTCTACTGGAGAGTTTTACAGACAGTCGGGCCATGAGTTGAAACAGAAATCTTCAAAGATGTCAGCGGTCGtggacaacatcaagaaatCATGCCTGGAGGCGGGGTCTAAGAG TGTTGTGTTCTCGAGTTGGAGAGACACTCTCGATGTACTGGCAGCCATATTGGGAGCAGAAGGTATTGCTTTTGTTCAGGTTGACGGGCGTAACCCGCTGCTAGGCCGAACAGAGCTACTTAACAAGTTCTGTCAGGACCCAATGATTCGAGTTCTTCTCATATCCATCAACACTGGAGCAGTTGG TCTCACTCTCACGGAAGCAAACATGGTACATATCGTTGAACCGCAGTGGAACCCAGCCATCGAAGAACAGGCGATTGCAAGAGTT ACTGTTGTAAAAttgcaagagaagaagacgcGAATCATCAAGCTATCGATGCAAGACAAGGATGGCGCTGAATCCGATGCGAACTTGGAT AGTTTCAAGTTTGCCATCGATCCAAATGAGTGGGGGGTTGTACCATAA